One genomic segment of Caloranaerobacter ferrireducens includes these proteins:
- a CDS encoding cell division protein FtsA, whose product MVYEISNIDKERLIFSLDIGTRTVIGLVGIYDDEGIFKIIASEIREHEERSMYDGQIHDINGVAKIVKEVKQSLENKVGKKLDKVAIAAAGRALKTYRVRVDRNTEIGAEIDKTMIESLEMEAVQKAQELLEVNKGMEESKYYCVGYTVVNYYLDDNFIENLEGHRGNKIGVDLLATFLPHVVVDSLYTVMNRVNLEVINITLEPIAAINVAIKKNLRLLNLALVDIGAGTSDIAITKDGTIVAYAMASIAGDEITEQIAKTYLLDYDTAEKLKVNLNKEIKHKFTDIVGIEHELTSEEILDSIIESIENLAKEIANRILEYNDKSPSAVFLIGGGSNIPRLPDLVANFLNLPKERVVIRDTNSIENIEGIPEELNGPHAITPIGIAITAIQSKYKDFLEIIVNGKKVKLFNSKKIKVSDVLVLIGYNPRNLIPKRGDNFKCFINGKEKIIKGEVGQAAKIFVNRRPANLEHKLDNGDEVIIEAATKGKKVIPRLYDLVDINKCVFLNGEKIDLIKKVVVNGRRVDDNIIINENDEIVYDEIKTLFELLMERNISTEENEIFINGNKVSNDCELKNNDKISVEIKKEKDIEKIDRHNTIILKVNGEDKVISYEKESFIFVDIFDYIDFDLSKPMGMLKLEVNGKKAELMQELKDGDTINIYWAK is encoded by the coding sequence GTGGTCTATGAGATTTCTAATATAGATAAAGAAAGATTGATTTTCTCTTTAGATATAGGTACAAGAACTGTTATTGGATTAGTAGGAATTTATGATGATGAAGGAATATTCAAAATAATAGCCAGCGAAATCAGAGAACATGAAGAAAGAAGCATGTATGATGGACAAATTCATGACATTAACGGTGTTGCTAAAATAGTTAAGGAAGTAAAACAAAGTTTAGAAAATAAAGTTGGTAAAAAATTAGATAAAGTTGCAATAGCTGCAGCAGGTAGGGCACTTAAGACTTACAGAGTAAGAGTTGATAGAAATACAGAAATAGGAGCAGAAATAGATAAAACAATGATAGAAAGTTTAGAAATGGAAGCTGTGCAAAAGGCACAAGAACTGTTAGAGGTCAACAAAGGTATGGAAGAATCTAAATATTATTGTGTCGGTTATACAGTAGTAAATTATTATCTAGATGATAATTTTATAGAAAATTTAGAAGGGCATAGAGGAAATAAAATAGGTGTTGATTTGTTAGCTACATTTTTACCTCATGTAGTTGTAGATAGTTTATATACAGTAATGAATAGGGTAAATTTAGAAGTAATAAATATTACTTTAGAACCAATTGCAGCTATTAATGTAGCTATTAAGAAAAATCTTAGGCTATTAAATCTTGCTCTTGTTGACATAGGTGCTGGAACCTCAGATATAGCAATCACAAAAGATGGAACAATAGTAGCGTATGCAATGGCTTCTATTGCTGGAGATGAAATTACAGAACAAATTGCGAAAACTTACTTACTAGATTATGATACTGCTGAGAAATTAAAAGTAAATCTAAATAAGGAAATTAAACATAAATTCACAGATATAGTTGGAATAGAACATGAACTTACAAGCGAAGAAATATTAGATAGCATAATAGAATCCATTGAAAACTTAGCAAAAGAAATTGCAAACCGAATACTAGAATATAATGATAAATCTCCTAGTGCTGTTTTTTTAATAGGAGGGGGTAGTAACATACCAAGACTACCTGATTTAGTTGCTAATTTTTTAAATTTACCAAAAGAGAGAGTTGTTATCAGAGATACAAATTCTATTGAAAATATAGAGGGTATACCAGAAGAATTAAACGGACCTCATGCAATTACCCCTATAGGAATAGCTATTACTGCAATACAAAGTAAATATAAAGATTTCTTAGAAATAATCGTCAATGGCAAAAAGGTAAAGTTGTTTAATTCTAAAAAGATAAAAGTATCAGATGTGCTTGTACTTATTGGATATAATCCAAGAAATCTTATACCTAAAAGAGGGGATAACTTTAAATGTTTTATAAATGGTAAAGAAAAAATAATTAAAGGAGAGGTTGGACAAGCAGCAAAGATATTTGTCAATAGAAGACCTGCTAATTTAGAGCATAAATTAGATAATGGAGATGAAGTTATTATTGAAGCAGCTACAAAGGGTAAAAAAGTCATACCAAGACTTTATGATTTAGTAGATATAAATAAATGTGTATTTTTGAATGGAGAGAAAATAGATTTAATTAAAAAAGTTGTTGTAAATGGAAGAAGAGTTGATGATAATATTATAATCAATGAAAATGATGAAATTGTATATGATGAAATAAAGACTTTATTTGAGTTGCTAATGGAACGCAATATAAGTACTGAAGAAAATGAAATATTTATTAATGGTAATAAAGTATCAAATGATTGTGAACTTAAAAATAATGATAAAATTTCTGTTGAAATAAAAAAAGAAAAAGATATTGAAAAAATTGATAGACATAATACAATTATATTAAAAGTTAATGGCGAAGATAAAGTTATTTCTTATGAAAAAGAGAGTTTTATATTTGTTGATATTTTTGATTACATCGATTTTGATTTATCAAAACCTATGGGGATGTTAAAGCTAGAAGTAAATGGCAAAAAGGCTGAGTTGATGCAAGAATTAAAAGATGGTGATACTATAAATATCTACTGGGCAAAGTAA
- a CDS encoding lipase family alpha/beta hydrolase translates to MFFFFRSLFKQSNGYPIVFIPGLFGSIGSDIIPGAGKFRFGPADYVYRPIIEDLNKLGYRLDENLFIAFYDWRKENAYSAQKYLIPVIKKAKEKTKKEKVNIICHSMGGIVARAYIQSDYYENDVDKLVMIATPNSGSANAYYFWEGGELPYKEYNESLFYKILWEGFIWILKFIHKEKDNLSLLHNYFPSIKDLLPSNEYGDYLFIENNDRFVRFIPISQISSQNEFLNTLNKNIYEMYQKGIKIYLITGTGKQTRKYLCVEKVPKSIKWFDGKPKYAVYTIRGDGTVTEDSVYTVYGDRYKIKSDHVEILKECGGILSSILNVRRARRTMRARHKKMVNVYSIIASNVEKISISNNRGCNVMFNDRYIRAGELYVEKLGQDLYWIIMDNDRLKNLTVNIKTKKDKQTKVMVLKGDENRIVKKVDEAVNKESFILKI, encoded by the coding sequence ATGTTTTTCTTTTTTAGGAGTTTGTTTAAGCAATCAAATGGCTACCCAATAGTTTTTATACCAGGACTTTTTGGTTCAATAGGTAGTGATATAATTCCTGGTGCAGGTAAGTTTAGATTTGGACCAGCTGACTATGTATATAGACCAATAATAGAAGACCTTAATAAATTAGGATATAGGCTTGACGAAAATCTTTTTATAGCGTTTTATGATTGGAGAAAAGAAAATGCTTATTCTGCACAAAAATATTTAATTCCTGTAATTAAAAAAGCAAAAGAGAAGACAAAAAAAGAAAAAGTTAATATTATTTGTCATAGTATGGGAGGTATAGTTGCAAGAGCCTATATTCAGAGTGATTATTATGAAAATGATGTAGACAAACTTGTTATGATTGCAACGCCTAATAGTGGATCAGCAAATGCATACTATTTTTGGGAAGGAGGAGAGTTGCCTTATAAAGAATATAACGAAAGTTTATTTTATAAAATTCTATGGGAAGGTTTTATTTGGATTTTAAAGTTCATTCATAAAGAAAAAGATAATTTGAGTTTATTACACAATTATTTTCCGTCAATCAAAGATTTATTACCTAGTAATGAGTATGGGGATTATTTATTTATAGAAAATAACGATAGATTTGTGCGATTTATACCTATTTCTCAAATCAGTAGTCAAAATGAGTTTTTGAATACTTTAAATAAAAACATATATGAAATGTATCAAAAAGGCATAAAAATTTATCTTATAACAGGAACAGGAAAACAGACTAGGAAGTATTTGTGTGTTGAAAAGGTACCCAAATCTATTAAATGGTTTGATGGTAAACCCAAATATGCAGTTTATACGATTAGAGGGGATGGAACGGTAACAGAAGATAGTGTTTATACAGTATATGGAGATAGATACAAAATAAAAAGTGATCATGTTGAGATTTTAAAGGAATGTGGAGGTATTTTATCTAGTATTTTAAATGTCAGAAGAGCTAGAAGAACTATGAGAGCAAGGCACAAAAAAATGGTGAATGTTTATAGTATTATTGCTAGTAATGTAGAAAAAATTTCTATTAGTAATAATAGAGGTTGTAATGTTATGTTTAACGATAGATATATTAGGGCTGGAGAATTATATGTTGAAAAATTAGGACAGGATTTGTATTGGATTATAATGGATAATGATAGGCTTAAAAATTTAACAGTAAATATTAAAACTAAAAAAGATAAACAAACTAAAGTGATGGTATTAAAAGGTGATGAGAATCGTATAGTTAAAAAAGTTGATGAAGCTGTAAATAAAGAGAGTTTTATATTAAAAATATAG
- a CDS encoding methylated-DNA--[protein]-cysteine S-methyltransferase — MRAYYYSFNSDLLGEIYLAFTSKGLVRLSLHTEEKKDFFNWLKIYFDEISEYNGEELEYSLQIKSYLKGKLKKFDIPVEFYGTEFQKKVWEQLLKIPYGSVRSYKDIALAIGKPKGFRAVGGANNKNPIPIIVPCHRVINNNREIGGYGGGIDYKIKLLKLEGVKIEARKEKYIVEY, encoded by the coding sequence ATGAGAGCCTATTATTACAGTTTTAATTCAGATTTGCTTGGTGAAATTTATTTAGCTTTTACTAGCAAAGGTTTAGTAAGGTTAAGTTTACATACTGAAGAAAAAAAGGATTTTTTTAATTGGCTTAAAATATATTTTGATGAAATTAGTGAGTATAATGGTGAAGAGCTAGAGTATAGTTTGCAAATAAAGTCATATCTGAAAGGAAAACTAAAAAAGTTTGATATACCAGTAGAATTTTATGGTACAGAATTTCAGAAAAAAGTATGGGAACAGTTACTTAAGATTCCGTATGGGAGTGTAAGGTCTTATAAAGATATAGCTTTGGCAATAGGGAAACCAAAGGGGTTTAGAGCTGTTGGTGGAGCAAATAACAAAAATCCTATTCCTATTATTGTACCGTGTCATAGGGTTATAAATAATAATAGAGAGATAGGTGGATATGGAGGAGGAATTGATTACAAAATTAAATTACTAAAGCTTGAAGGTGTTAAAATAGAAGCTAGGAAAGAAAAATATATAGTTGAGTATTAG
- a CDS encoding DUF2225 domain-containing protein, with protein MEELYSKKIKCPVCKNDFTTSKVKRSKLRVEKRDTDFFTYYKGENPLKYSVFVCPECGYAALEDKFDKIKSKDIEVIKQNVSNKWMKREFSLKRSVDEAITCYKLALYCGQLLNFKNYDLGNITLRLAWMNRLNGDKEEERFLRLSAELFRNAYYNEDIPSSPFDELSLAYLIGELHRRLGDREEALTWFSRVISNRAIKNNPRLDKLVRDQWYLVKGER; from the coding sequence ATGGAGGAGTTATATTCAAAAAAGATAAAATGTCCTGTTTGTAAAAATGATTTTACAACGAGTAAAGTTAAGCGTTCTAAGCTAAGAGTTGAAAAAAGAGATACGGATTTTTTCACATATTATAAAGGAGAAAATCCTTTAAAATATAGCGTGTTTGTTTGTCCAGAATGCGGTTATGCTGCATTAGAGGATAAATTTGACAAGATAAAATCTAAAGATATTGAAGTGATTAAGCAAAATGTATCAAATAAATGGATGAAAAGAGAATTTTCTTTAAAAAGAAGTGTGGATGAAGCAATTACATGTTATAAGTTAGCTTTATATTGTGGTCAATTATTAAACTTCAAAAATTATGACTTGGGAAATATAACTTTAAGACTAGCATGGATGAATAGGTTGAATGGAGATAAGGAAGAAGAGAGATTCTTGAGATTAAGTGCAGAACTTTTTAGAAATGCATATTACAACGAAGATATTCCTTCATCTCCTTTTGATGAATTATCATTAGCTTATTTAATTGGAGAATTGCATAGAAGGTTAGGAGATAGAGAAGAAGCTTTAACATGGTTTAGTAGGGTTATATCTAATAGAGCTATTAAGAACAACCCAAGACTAGACAAGCTAGTGAGAGATCAATGGTATTTAGTTAAAGGAGAAAGGTAG
- a CDS encoding VanW family protein — protein MFNLNRYFVNVFVAILIILILLFTIFIFISLNITTIYKGVKINNIDVGGLNRSEALLYLERELGYKLNNKFVKLIYGDYKYIIEYKELGITYDYYKAIDEAFLIGRQGTIIKRIKDILYVRANGYNIEMGLLYNDIRLRNIINKVSKDINVESKDAYIIYSKDGFKVFPEVYGRKVNREKLKSRIVNAVLVGGFVEIPVDIEKPKITKDMLKQIKDRLGSFTTTFAGSSLGRKHNINLASSSINGKILLPGEVFSFNETTGPRDANAGYKEAKIILDGDLTPGIGGGVCQVSTTLYNAVLLSDLKIEERHPHSIPATYVEKGLDATVAYDYLDFKFSNNTNYPIYIHSEVKDNNLTITIFGKKAKKNRVVKIKSEIIQILEPEVEIKIDEKLEPGTKNILQRGRYGYKVKTYKEVYENGRKIKTEIISSDYYKPRKEIVKVGPEQKDKIN, from the coding sequence ATGTTTAATTTAAATAGATATTTTGTAAATGTATTTGTGGCTATATTAATTATTTTAATTTTGTTATTTACTATATTTATATTTATCTCGTTGAATATAACTACTATATATAAAGGTGTTAAAATTAACAATATAGATGTAGGTGGACTAAACAGAAGTGAAGCTTTATTATATTTAGAAAGAGAATTAGGTTATAAACTTAATAATAAATTTGTTAAACTAATTTATGGAGATTACAAGTATATAATTGAATATAAAGAACTTGGTATTACTTATGATTATTACAAAGCTATTGATGAAGCTTTTTTAATTGGTAGACAAGGTACTATAATAAAGAGGATTAAAGATATATTATATGTTAGAGCCAATGGATACAATATAGAAATGGGATTATTGTATAATGATATTCGCTTAAGAAATATAATAAATAAAGTTTCTAAAGATATAAATGTGGAAAGTAAAGATGCTTATATAATTTATAGTAAGGATGGTTTTAAAGTATTTCCTGAAGTATATGGCAGAAAGGTTAATAGAGAGAAATTGAAAAGTAGAATAGTAAATGCAGTTTTAGTAGGGGGTTTTGTAGAAATCCCAGTTGATATAGAAAAACCTAAAATTACTAAGGATATGCTAAAGCAAATAAAAGATAGATTAGGAAGTTTTACTACTACTTTTGCAGGCAGTAGTCTAGGAAGAAAACATAATATTAATTTAGCATCTAGTAGTATTAATGGGAAGATCCTTTTACCAGGTGAGGTTTTTTCTTTTAATGAAACTACAGGCCCTAGAGATGCTAATGCAGGATATAAAGAGGCAAAAATAATATTAGATGGAGATTTAACACCAGGTATTGGAGGAGGAGTTTGTCAGGTTTCTACAACATTGTATAATGCAGTTTTATTGTCAGATCTTAAAATAGAAGAGAGACATCCTCATTCTATACCAGCAACATATGTTGAAAAAGGATTAGATGCAACTGTGGCATATGATTATTTAGATTTTAAATTTAGTAATAATACAAATTATCCTATATATATACATTCAGAGGTTAAAGATAATAATTTAACAATAACGATTTTTGGTAAGAAGGCAAAAAAAAATAGAGTAGTTAAGATAAAATCTGAGATTATTCAAATATTAGAACCAGAAGTAGAAATAAAAATTGACGAAAAATTAGAACCTGGAACAAAAAATATATTACAAAGAGGAAGATATGGGTATAAAGTTAAAACGTATAAGGAAGTTTATGAAAATGGTAGAAAAATAAAGACAGAAATTATATCAAGTGATTATTACAAACCTAGAAAAGAAATTGTCAAGGTAGGTCCTGAACAAAAGGATAAAATAAATTAA